One genomic segment of Candidatus Dadabacteria bacterium includes these proteins:
- a CDS encoding YebC/PmpR family DNA-binding transcriptional regulator has translation MAGHSKWANIKHRKAAVDAKRGKIFTKVIRELTVAAKEGGGDPEANPRLRTAVATAKGANMPNDTIERAIKRGTGDIEGVVYNEIFYEGYGPGGSAVYVKTLTDNRNRTVSDIRRIFTKHGGGLGENGCVAWMFDLKGRIAFKGDSVDEDALFDLVIDAGADDVRTEDSEIVVITPTDSYEDIKKAVADVGIQYESAEVTMIPQTSVRIEGREAEHMIRLMEALEDSDDVQNVYANFDIDEQLLEAIG, from the coding sequence ATGGCGGGCCATTCCAAATGGGCAAACATAAAACACAGAAAAGCCGCGGTTGACGCCAAGCGGGGCAAGATATTCACCAAGGTCATCAGGGAGCTTACGGTTGCCGCAAAGGAAGGGGGAGGCGACCCGGAAGCTAATCCCCGTCTTCGCACTGCCGTGGCAACCGCCAAGGGCGCCAACATGCCCAACGACACGATCGAAAGGGCCATAAAACGAGGCACCGGGGACATCGAGGGAGTAGTCTACAACGAGATATTTTATGAGGGGTACGGACCCGGCGGAAGCGCCGTATACGTAAAAACCCTTACCGACAACAGAAACAGGACCGTCTCCGATATAAGAAGAATATTCACTAAACACGGCGGAGGGCTCGGGGAGAACGGCTGCGTGGCGTGGATGTTCGATCTTAAGGGCAGAATCGCTTTCAAAGGAGACTCGGTCGATGAGGATGCGCTTTTCGATCTGGTAATAGACGCAGGAGCAGACGACGTGCGTACAGAGGACAGCGAAATCGTGGTGATAACCCCGACGGACAGCTATGAAGACATAAAGAAAGCTGTCGCCGACGTAGGAATTCAGTACGAGTCAGCCGAGGTCACCATGATACCGCAGACAAGCGTGAGAATCGAGGGACGCGAGGCCGAGCACATGATAAGGCTGATGGAAGCGCTTGAAGACAGCGACGACGTTCAGAACGTATACGCCAACTTCGACATAGACGAGCAGTTACTCGAGGCAATTGGATAA
- the rho gene encoding transcription termination factor Rho, whose protein sequence is MAKVSKAEAADSVQKNEEQKDGNGKLLYLNDLRAKKPSDLIKLSRQAGIEDTARMAKQDLIYSLLKAQSEKHGSIIAEGVLEILTEGYGFLRSPKYSYLPSPDDIYVSKSQIRSFSLKTGDTIKGLVRLPREGEKNLALLKIEEANYDSPEICRQRTPFESLIPLHPEEKIDLEHDKNEFCSRVMNLFVPVGKGQRAVIVAPPRTGKTIIIQRIANAITDNHPEVELFVLLIDERPEEVTDMQRSVKGEVVSSTFDEPAQRHIQVADMVIEKAKRYVEHGKDVVILLDSLTRLARASNTVTPASGKVLSGGIEANALQRPKRFFGAARNTEEGGSLTIIATALIDTGSRMDEVIFEEFKGTGNMEVYLDRRLAERRVFPAIDLQRSGTRKEELLIPESELNRIWLLRKILNPMNTTESMEFLLDKLQGTKSNAEFLNMMHQ, encoded by the coding sequence ATGGCAAAAGTCTCTAAAGCGGAAGCTGCCGACTCCGTCCAGAAGAATGAAGAGCAGAAGGACGGAAACGGCAAGCTGCTTTACCTGAACGATCTAAGGGCTAAAAAGCCCTCGGACCTCATAAAACTGAGCAGACAAGCCGGTATTGAAGATACCGCCAGAATGGCGAAGCAGGATCTGATCTATTCCCTGCTTAAGGCCCAGAGCGAAAAACACGGTTCCATAATAGCCGAGGGAGTGCTTGAAATCCTGACCGAAGGTTACGGTTTTCTAAGGTCTCCCAAGTACAGCTATCTTCCGAGCCCAGACGACATATACGTTTCAAAATCCCAGATAAGATCCTTCAGTCTCAAAACCGGGGACACCATAAAAGGTCTTGTGAGGCTTCCAAGAGAGGGGGAAAAGAACTTGGCCCTTCTCAAAATAGAGGAAGCAAACTACGACTCCCCAGAGATATGCAGGCAGAGAACGCCTTTTGAGAGCCTAATTCCCCTTCATCCGGAAGAGAAGATAGATCTGGAACATGACAAAAACGAGTTTTGCTCGAGGGTCATGAACCTTTTCGTGCCCGTGGGGAAGGGGCAGAGGGCCGTGATAGTGGCTCCTCCGCGAACCGGTAAAACCATAATCATCCAGAGAATAGCCAATGCGATAACGGACAATCACCCCGAAGTTGAGCTGTTCGTTCTGCTGATAGATGAACGCCCCGAGGAAGTCACCGACATGCAGAGATCGGTCAAGGGGGAAGTCGTCAGTTCAACTTTTGACGAACCGGCACAAAGGCACATACAGGTTGCCGACATGGTGATCGAGAAGGCGAAAAGGTATGTTGAGCACGGAAAGGACGTCGTTATCCTGCTCGACAGTCTCACAAGGCTTGCAAGGGCGAGCAACACCGTGACCCCTGCAAGCGGAAAGGTGCTCTCGGGAGGGATAGAGGCAAACGCTCTTCAGAGACCCAAGAGGTTTTTCGGGGCGGCGAGAAACACCGAGGAGGGAGGCAGCCTTACCATAATAGCTACCGCCCTTATAGACACCGGAAGCCGCATGGATGAGGTCATCTTCGAGGAGTTTAAGGGAACGGGAAACATGGAAGTGTACCTTGACCGCCGCCTTGCGGAGAGAAGGGTGTTCCCTGCCATAGATCTTCAGAGATCGGGAACCAGGAAGGAAGAACTGCTTATCCCCGAATCAGAGCTCAACCGCATATGGCTTCTTCGGAAAATCCTCAATCCGATGAATACTACAGAGTCAATGGAATTCCTGCTTGACAAGCTTCAGGGAACGAAGAGCAACGCGGAATTTCTGAACATGATGCACCAGTAG